The following are from one region of the Pseudomonadales bacterium genome:
- a CDS encoding VOC family protein yields MHEANLTRFGPSTYTCARGKPTNHSATFKAIDGNARLVLQMRGIDNARISINDQNIGAPQQLQGDGEVVIPLTLAQENRIAISVSGESDASLGVRITQLTRADLGLLRQGYFGLNTSDMERQRAFYATLGFIGEIYPAGPETSTTFARSLGFEDNYLIHVSLHSLTNPPTPPFVDTVQFRGDSYRSEPPYDRLNHIGMAYATYSTTDLDDAFDSLRSKHVAFVSPPTTAPDGERFVFFKDQDGAFLKLMEAPGAGKRTPGANLVRLANTNMNVTDLERSREFYRLLGFTETKPRSQAGSGAFAAAHGFEGSIEFEGEDISLGAGTDGATIQLRRWLRPFDDAPPYAPPVNHLGIDRINFYVKDLTATVATMNALGFRQLGPIGGSSEIGIVFFFDPDGIKVQFAGPQIR; encoded by the coding sequence ATGCATGAAGCCAACCTCACGCGTTTCGGACCGAGTACCTACACCTGCGCACGCGGCAAGCCGACAAACCACTCTGCTACATTCAAGGCCATCGACGGTAACGCCAGGCTGGTACTTCAGATGCGCGGCATCGATAACGCGCGGATCAGCATCAACGACCAGAACATCGGCGCACCGCAGCAGCTCCAGGGCGATGGAGAGGTCGTCATACCGCTGACCCTGGCGCAGGAGAACCGCATCGCAATAAGCGTTTCCGGCGAGTCCGACGCCTCACTCGGCGTGCGCATCACCCAACTCACCCGGGCCGATCTGGGACTTCTGCGTCAGGGCTATTTCGGGCTCAACACCAGTGACATGGAACGCCAGCGCGCCTTCTACGCAACGCTCGGCTTCATCGGTGAGATCTATCCGGCCGGACCGGAGACGAGCACGACCTTCGCACGCTCTCTGGGCTTCGAGGACAACTACCTGATCCATGTGTCACTGCACAGCCTGACAAACCCGCCCACGCCGCCCTTCGTCGACACGGTACAGTTCCGCGGCGATTCCTATCGCAGCGAGCCTCCCTACGACAGGCTGAATCACATCGGCATGGCCTATGCCACCTATTCGACCACCGACCTCGATGACGCATTCGACTCTCTCAGGTCGAAGCATGTGGCGTTTGTTTCACCGCCGACTACCGCACCCGACGGTGAGCGGTTTGTTTTTTTCAAAGACCAGGACGGCGCTTTTCTCAAACTGATGGAGGCGCCCGGGGCCGGGAAGCGGACGCCTGGCGCCAATCTCGTGCGGCTCGCCAACACCAACATGAACGTGACGGATCTCGAACGCTCGCGGGAGTTTTATCGGCTGCTCGGATTTACCGAAACGAAGCCCCGCTCCCAGGCAGGTTCCGGCGCCTTCGCCGCCGCACACGGTTTTGAGGGATCAATCGAATTCGAAGGCGAAGACATCAGCCTCGGTGCAGGTACGGACGGTGCGACGATCCAGTTGCGGCGGTGGCTGCGTCCCTTTGATGACGCACCACCCTACGCGCCACCGGTCAATCACCTGGGTATCGACCGGATCAATTTCTATGTGAAGGATCTGACCGCGACGGTCGCGACGATGAATGCGCTGGGTTTCAGACAGCTGGGACCGATCGGCGGCAGCTCTGAGATCGGCATCGTGTTTTTCTTCGATCCCGACGGCATCAAGGTGCAGTTCGCAGGGCCGCAGATCAGGTAG
- a CDS encoding cell division protein ZapA, producing MSDSTTVSVKILGKEYQVACPREEVDALNAAARHLDAQMAAIRQSGKVFGMDRIAVMAALNITNEYLSNKRAVDTTEQLVDSKVSRLSERLGRVLADHKQLNL from the coding sequence ATGAGCGATAGCACCACCGTCAGTGTGAAGATCCTGGGTAAGGAATATCAGGTTGCCTGTCCGCGGGAAGAGGTCGATGCGCTGAACGCGGCCGCCCGCCATCTCGATGCGCAGATGGCAGCGATCCGTCAGTCCGGCAAAGTGTTCGGCATGGATCGCATTGCGGTGATGGCGGCACTCAACATCACCAACGAGTATCTGTCCAACAAGCGCGCGGTGGATACCACAGAGCAACTGGTGGATTCCAAGGTCAGCCGGCTTTCCGAGCGTCTCGGTCGAGTACTTGCAGATCACAAACAGCTGAACCTGTAA
- a CDS encoding UPF0149 family protein gives MSDLTALAMNAIDGPVASLSVSELHGAVIGIAVGDPQVFLVQSLVDLLGAEALADQETVQAFVNEAVEALHQQDFSFTPMLPEDEVPLVERLEALGEWTQSFLAGLSAGLEGRDDVSFDSMNEQAKEIVADFAAIAAVEVEDDAASEDAEADFVELEEFVKVGALLLISLLNDVEQNPEE, from the coding sequence TTGTCTGATCTGACTGCGCTGGCGATGAATGCCATTGACGGGCCGGTGGCGTCGCTGTCGGTCAGTGAGCTGCATGGGGCCGTGATCGGCATTGCCGTGGGAGATCCGCAGGTGTTTCTGGTGCAGTCTCTGGTCGATCTGCTGGGTGCAGAGGCGCTTGCGGATCAGGAGACGGTGCAGGCGTTTGTCAATGAAGCGGTGGAGGCACTGCACCAGCAGGATTTCAGCTTTACGCCAATGCTGCCCGAGGATGAAGTGCCGCTGGTCGAGCGCCTCGAAGCGCTGGGTGAGTGGACGCAGAGCTTCCTGGCCGGGCTCAGCGCCGGCCTGGAAGGCCGGGACGATGTGTCCTTCGACAGCATGAACGAGCAGGCGAAGGAAATTGTCGCAGACTTCGCGGCGATTGCCGCTGTGGAGGTCGAAGACGATGCCGCCAGCGAGGACGCCGAGGCGGACTTCGTGGAGCTCGAAGAATTCGTAAAGGTTGGCGCGCTGCTGCTGATCAGTCTGCTGAACGATGTCGAACAGAATCCCGAAGAGTGA
- the pepP gene encoding Xaa-Pro aminopeptidase, protein MSNRIPKSEFKRRRTALMGLMEPDSIAVIPGAGRKLRNRDTEYLFRQDSDFHYLTGFGEPDALLVLAPGRAHGEVILFCRERHPRAELYDGERMGPERAGDWLEVDDGFPISDLDEILPGMLEGRERIYITLGEYPDFDERLMRWVSSIRARESGGAIPPGEFVALKHLLHEQRLYKSAAEIRVMREAARITCLAHERAMRNCRPGMNETQLQAELIYEFMRHGARSEAYPSIVGGGENGCVLHYVRNDAVLRKPDLVLIDAGCEFEHYAADVTRTFPVSGRYSRAQAALYDIVLEANQQAIAACRPGVPFNEPHQVATRVMVDGLLELGLLTGDAAQILESEAYRPLCPHNTSHWLGSDVHDVGDYRVDGAWRELEPGMVLTIEPGIYIPRSEATAHLASRWQGIGIRIEDNVLITSAGAEVLTAAAPKARSDIEDLMAASG, encoded by the coding sequence ATGTCGAACAGAATCCCGAAGAGTGAGTTCAAGCGCCGTCGCACGGCGCTGATGGGCCTGATGGAGCCGGATTCCATTGCGGTGATTCCGGGTGCCGGCCGCAAGCTGCGCAACCGGGACACGGAGTACCTGTTCCGCCAGGACAGCGATTTCCACTATCTGACCGGCTTCGGCGAGCCGGACGCCCTGCTCGTGCTGGCCCCGGGTCGCGCCCATGGGGAGGTGATCCTGTTCTGTCGTGAACGCCATCCCCGGGCAGAACTCTACGACGGCGAGCGCATGGGGCCCGAGCGCGCCGGAGACTGGCTGGAAGTAGACGACGGCTTTCCCATCAGCGATCTCGATGAAATTCTGCCGGGCATGCTCGAAGGCCGGGAGCGCATCTATATCACCCTGGGCGAATATCCGGACTTCGATGAGCGGCTCATGCGCTGGGTGAGCAGCATCCGGGCGCGGGAGTCTGGCGGTGCGATCCCGCCGGGCGAGTTCGTGGCCCTGAAGCATCTGCTGCACGAGCAGCGCCTGTACAAGTCCGCCGCTGAAATCCGGGTGATGCGGGAGGCGGCGCGGATCACCTGTCTGGCCCACGAGCGCGCCATGCGTAACTGCCGGCCGGGCATGAACGAAACCCAGCTGCAGGCCGAACTCATCTACGAGTTCATGCGCCACGGTGCACGCTCCGAGGCCTATCCCAGCATCGTTGGGGGCGGGGAAAACGGCTGTGTATTGCATTACGTGCGCAACGATGCGGTGCTGCGCAAGCCCGATCTGGTGCTGATCGATGCCGGCTGTGAGTTCGAGCATTACGCCGCCGATGTCACCCGCACCTTCCCGGTGAGCGGTCGCTACAGTCGCGCCCAGGCGGCCCTGTACGACATCGTCCTGGAAGCCAACCAGCAGGCCATCGCCGCCTGTCGACCGGGAGTACCCTTCAACGAACCCCACCAGGTGGCCACCCGGGTGATGGTCGACGGTCTGCTCGAACTCGGACTGCTGACCGGCGATGCGGCGCAGATTCTCGAATCCGAAGCCTATCGGCCGCTGTGTCCACACAACACCTCCCACTGGCTCGGCAGTGACGTCCACGATGTCGGCGACTATCGGGTCGACGGTGCCTGGCGGGAACTGGAACCCGGCATGGTGCTGACCATCGAGCCGGGCATCTACATACCCCGCAGCGAGGCGACCGCCCACCTCGCCAGCCGCTGGCAGGGCATCGGCATCCGCATCGAAGACAATGTGCTGATCACCTCCGCAGGCGCCGAGGTCCTCACGGCGGCCGCGCCGAAGGCCAGATCCGATATTGAAGATCTGATGGCAGCATCGGGATGA
- the gcvT gene encoding glycine cleavage system aminomethyltransferase GcvT: MKNRTALYDSHVAAGGRMVDFAGWEMPLHYGSQIAEHQAVRERSGMFDVSHMTVIDVQGARALDFLRRLVANDVGRLESPGRALYGALLNPGGGVVDDLIVYRRATDYRLVVNAGTRDKVLKWLNDHNDEGVGLFERDLAMVALQGPDAVGLSGELTGAGGIDALKPFTFLEAGEQMIARTGYTGEDGVEVILPGAAAKALWQAALAAGVTPAGLACRDTLRLEAGLNLYGQDMDETTSALISNLGWTIAWQPEEREFIGRAALAAEKAAGVAQKLTGLVMEGKGVLRHGQQAFTSAGEGTVTSGIFSPTLGYSIALARLPAAATGSAEVDIRGRRQPVRIVRPPFVRHGKRVYK; the protein is encoded by the coding sequence ATGAAAAATCGCACAGCCCTCTATGACTCCCACGTCGCCGCCGGCGGCAGGATGGTGGATTTCGCCGGCTGGGAAATGCCCCTGCACTACGGTTCCCAGATCGCCGAGCACCAGGCGGTGCGGGAGCGCTCGGGAATGTTCGACGTCTCCCACATGACGGTGATCGATGTGCAGGGTGCGCGCGCGCTGGATTTCCTGCGCCGGCTGGTTGCCAATGATGTCGGTCGTCTGGAAAGCCCGGGTCGGGCGCTCTATGGCGCCCTGCTCAATCCGGGTGGCGGAGTGGTCGACGATCTCATCGTCTATCGGCGCGCGACCGACTACCGGCTGGTGGTGAATGCGGGTACCCGGGACAAGGTGCTGAAGTGGCTCAATGATCACAACGACGAAGGGGTGGGCTTGTTCGAACGGGATCTTGCCATGGTCGCCCTGCAGGGGCCGGACGCGGTGGGGTTGAGCGGTGAACTCACGGGTGCGGGCGGCATCGATGCGCTGAAGCCCTTCACCTTCCTCGAAGCCGGCGAGCAGATGATTGCGCGCACCGGCTACACGGGTGAGGACGGTGTGGAGGTCATCCTGCCTGGCGCTGCCGCGAAGGCGCTGTGGCAGGCGGCTCTGGCTGCGGGTGTCACACCGGCGGGACTTGCCTGCAGAGACACCCTGCGTCTGGAAGCGGGCCTGAATCTCTATGGTCAGGACATGGATGAGACCACTTCAGCGCTGATTTCCAACCTGGGCTGGACCATTGCCTGGCAGCCGGAGGAGCGGGAATTCATTGGCCGCGCAGCGCTGGCGGCGGAAAAAGCGGCGGGTGTTGCGCAGAAACTCACCGGTCTGGTGATGGAGGGCAAAGGCGTTCTCCGTCACGGCCAGCAGGCCTTCACGAGCGCGGGGGAAGGCACGGTCACCAGTGGTATATTTTCGCCGACGTTGGGGTACAGTATCGCGCTGGCACGCCTGCCCGCAGCCGCGACAGGCAGCGCCGAGGTCGACATCCGCGGGCGTCGGCAGCCGGTGCGCATCGTCAGGCCACCGTTCGTCCGCCACGGCAAACGCGTCTACAAGTAG
- the gcvH gene encoding glycine cleavage system protein GcvH, with protein MSEIPAELKYATSHEWARLEDDGTVTIGISDHAQEALGDIVYVELPEVGQQISVQSEAGVVESVKAASDIYAPITGTVVAINEALEDTPEMVNQDPYGDGWFFRMEPDDVTELEELLDSEGYSEVCEADEH; from the coding sequence ATGAGTGAGATTCCAGCAGAGCTGAAATATGCCACCAGCCACGAATGGGCCCGTCTCGAAGACGACGGCACGGTGACCATCGGCATTTCAGATCATGCCCAGGAAGCACTCGGCGACATCGTCTATGTGGAACTGCCCGAGGTGGGCCAGCAGATCTCCGTGCAGTCCGAAGCCGGGGTGGTCGAATCCGTGAAGGCCGCCTCCGACATCTATGCGCCGATCACCGGCACCGTCGTCGCCATCAACGAAGCCCTCGAGGACACCCCGGAGATGGTCAACCAGGATCCCTACGGAGACGGCTGGTTCTTCCGCATGGAACCGGACGATGTCACCGAGCTGGAAGAACTGCTCGACAGTGAAGGCTACAGCGAGGTCTGCGAAGCGGACGAACACTGA
- a CDS encoding TIGR02449 family protein, which yields MAGDDWAALENRVEELIELCGVLSRENRALRAQQQNWTTERAKLIEKNELAKSRVESMIVRLKSLEQES from the coding sequence ATGGCTGGCGACGACTGGGCTGCGCTGGAAAATCGGGTCGAAGAGCTGATCGAGCTGTGCGGTGTGCTGTCCCGGGAAAACCGGGCACTGCGCGCCCAGCAGCAGAACTGGACTACCGAGCGGGCCAAGCTGATCGAAAAGAACGAGCTGGCGAAGAGCCGGGTCGAATCGATGATTGTGCGGCTGAAGTCGCTGGAGCAGGAGTCATGA
- the gcvPA gene encoding aminomethyl-transferring glycine dehydrogenase subunit GcvPA, whose amino-acid sequence MPFIPHTAEEVESMLSTIGVESIDQLFDEIPAGLRSGRLARVPAGISEMAMLRKLGERAAADRPGLCFLGAGSYDHHIPAAVWDLTSRGEFMTAYTPYQAEASQGTLQLIYEFQSMMTALTGLDVSNASVYDGASGLAEAVLMAIRANRKSPSRRVLVAATVHPHYRATLASIVASQGIELVEVPMTAAGVIDPAALAAQGDAAAVVVQQPNFFGLLEDVDALTDAAAALGALTIGVVNPLSLALLQPPGQWGAQGADIACGDGQPFGIPMASGGPSFGFICAKQALVRQMPGRIIGRTSDLEGRTGFTLTLQAREQHIRRGKATSNICTNQGLLVTAATIHMSLMGSAGLLAVAEACHANTRALIAALTRIPGVNEPFTGPYFHERVLQLPVEAAGVVEKLLSRGVLGGLALGPCYPGMENALLICATEQRTADDIEVYAGALAECLS is encoded by the coding sequence ATGCCCTTCATTCCCCACACGGCGGAAGAAGTTGAATCCATGCTCTCGACCATAGGGGTTGAGAGCATCGACCAGCTCTTCGATGAAATCCCTGCCGGTCTCCGGTCCGGCCGGCTCGCGCGCGTGCCCGCCGGCATCAGTGAGATGGCCATGCTGCGCAAGCTGGGCGAGCGGGCGGCGGCAGATCGTCCTGGACTGTGCTTTCTCGGCGCCGGCAGCTACGACCACCACATCCCGGCCGCGGTCTGGGATCTGACCAGCCGGGGCGAGTTCATGACCGCCTACACGCCCTATCAGGCGGAGGCGAGCCAGGGCACCCTGCAGCTCATCTACGAATTCCAGTCCATGATGACGGCGCTCACCGGGCTCGATGTCTCCAACGCCTCGGTCTACGACGGCGCTTCGGGACTCGCCGAGGCGGTGCTGATGGCCATCCGGGCCAACCGCAAGTCGCCGTCCCGCAGGGTGCTGGTGGCGGCCACCGTGCACCCCCACTACCGCGCGACCCTGGCGAGCATCGTGGCGAGTCAGGGCATCGAGCTCGTGGAAGTGCCGATGACGGCGGCGGGTGTGATCGATCCTGCCGCCCTGGCTGCCCAGGGCGATGCCGCCGCCGTGGTGGTGCAGCAGCCGAACTTCTTCGGTCTGCTCGAGGATGTGGATGCCCTCACCGACGCCGCAGCCGCCCTCGGTGCACTGACCATCGGGGTGGTGAATCCCTTAAGCCTGGCGCTGCTGCAGCCGCCGGGTCAGTGGGGTGCGCAAGGTGCAGACATCGCCTGCGGCGACGGCCAGCCTTTCGGCATTCCCATGGCATCCGGGGGACCCTCCTTCGGCTTCATATGCGCGAAGCAGGCCCTGGTGCGGCAGATGCCGGGGCGCATCATCGGCCGGACGAGCGATCTCGAAGGACGCACCGGGTTTACCCTGACCCTGCAGGCCCGGGAGCAGCACATACGCCGGGGCAAGGCCACGTCGAACATCTGCACCAACCAGGGGCTGCTGGTGACCGCTGCCACCATTCATATGAGCCTGATGGGCAGTGCCGGACTGCTGGCCGTGGCCGAAGCCTGCCATGCCAACACCCGCGCCCTGATCGCAGCACTCACCCGGATTCCCGGGGTGAACGAGCCGTTCACCGGACCTTACTTCCACGAACGGGTATTGCAGCTGCCGGTAGAGGCTGCGGGTGTGGTGGAAAAACTGTTGTCCCGGGGTGTGCTCGGCGGTCTGGCGCTCGGCCCCTGTTACCCCGGGATGGAGAACGCGCTGCTCATCTGCGCCACCGAGCAGCGCACGGCGGACGACATCGAGGTCTATGCGGGTGCCCTGGCGGAGTGTCTGTCATGA
- a CDS encoding 5-formyltetrahydrofolate cyclo-ligase → MNVRQRFRTARRNLDRFEQSEHALAVSRAAACSTLLLGSGAVGAYLSNAADGELDTLPLLQRLWSMSKVVAVPVVAARQAHMNFYRLTPDARLLRNRFGIGEPPMGSPFMHPLGLSLLFMPLVAFDDQGNRVGMGLGFYDRFLGRLPATLRPRLIGLAHEVQRSPARLEHKPWDIPLDGVITEAGWQSFTTVI, encoded by the coding sequence ATGAATGTCCGGCAACGTTTCCGCACAGCACGACGCAACCTCGATCGATTCGAACAGAGTGAACACGCCCTCGCGGTGAGTCGCGCTGCAGCCTGTTCCACACTGCTGCTGGGCAGCGGTGCAGTGGGTGCTTATCTTTCGAACGCAGCAGATGGCGAACTCGACACCCTGCCACTGCTGCAGAGACTCTGGTCGATGTCGAAAGTGGTGGCGGTGCCCGTGGTCGCCGCCCGGCAGGCGCACATGAACTTTTACCGGCTGACGCCGGATGCCCGTCTCCTGCGTAACCGGTTCGGTATCGGCGAACCACCGATGGGATCCCCTTTCATGCACCCCCTGGGTCTGTCGCTGCTCTTCATGCCGCTGGTTGCATTCGATGACCAGGGCAACCGGGTCGGAATGGGGCTGGGGTTTTACGATCGCTTTCTCGGTCGCCTGCCCGCGACCCTGCGCCCACGGCTTATCGGTCTGGCCCATGAAGTTCAGCGCAGTCCGGCACGTCTCGAGCACAAGCCCTGGGACATACCGCTGGATGGCGTGATCACCGAAGCGGGCTGGCAGTCATTCACAACTGTGATATGA
- a CDS encoding FAD-dependent oxidoreductase: MSVDPEYQAAIVGGGLVGAVAALSLARRGWSVLLLERSRPVPADGRFLMDVRNVALAPASQALLAAVGVWAELQPAPYVRMEVWEERGTEAMSFSAAEVGRRELGWIVENGRALAALWRALDVEPGIRLVLGERLEAIEETAAGIRLCTDGGTYDARLLIGVDGARSTVRELSGTRLATFPTGHEALATLVRTESPHEGVALQRFLLDGPLALLPSREPSISSVVWSQSPDQAGRRLALPEPDFCTEIGRAIEHRLGAIEAVAERHTFPLAQQLVDDFNPTPRVLLLGDAARVVHPLAGLGANIGFEDVRELLDGVDTLPRGTDPGAAGLWRAFARQRRARARFMLRLMSGFKQVYAADSPAAQLLRNVGVGWLNRAAPLKQQFIREALGRL, encoded by the coding sequence ATGAGTGTGGACCCCGAATACCAGGCGGCCATCGTCGGCGGCGGTCTGGTGGGCGCGGTGGCGGCCCTTTCGCTTGCGCGTCGCGGCTGGTCGGTTCTGCTGCTGGAGCGGTCCCGGCCGGTTCCGGCCGACGGCCGCTTTCTTATGGATGTGCGCAACGTCGCCCTGGCCCCGGCCTCCCAGGCCCTGCTGGCGGCGGTGGGTGTCTGGGCCGAGCTGCAGCCCGCCCCCTATGTACGCATGGAGGTCTGGGAAGAACGGGGCACCGAGGCCATGTCTTTCAGCGCCGCGGAAGTCGGACGCCGGGAACTGGGCTGGATAGTGGAGAACGGCCGCGCGCTGGCCGCCCTGTGGCGGGCACTCGATGTCGAACCCGGCATCCGGCTGGTACTCGGCGAGCGGCTCGAAGCGATCGAGGAGACCGCCGCCGGGATCCGGCTCTGTACCGACGGCGGAACCTACGACGCCCGCCTGCTCATCGGCGTGGATGGTGCCCGATCCACCGTGCGGGAACTCAGCGGTACCCGGCTGGCGACCTTCCCGACCGGCCACGAAGCGCTGGCGACCCTGGTGCGCACCGAGTCACCCCATGAGGGTGTGGCGCTGCAGCGTTTCCTCCTCGATGGCCCCCTCGCCCTGCTGCCCAGCCGCGAGCCAAGTATCAGCTCGGTGGTCTGGTCCCAGTCACCGGACCAGGCAGGGCGCCGTCTCGCCCTGCCGGAGCCGGACTTCTGCACTGAGATCGGCCGCGCCATCGAACATCGTCTGGGCGCCATCGAAGCGGTGGCCGAGCGCCACACCTTCCCCCTCGCCCAGCAGCTGGTCGACGATTTCAACCCGACTCCCCGGGTTCTGCTGCTGGGAGATGCCGCCCGGGTCGTGCACCCCCTGGCCGGCCTGGGCGCGAATATCGGCTTCGAGGATGTCCGCGAGCTGCTGGACGGGGTCGACACCCTGCCCCGGGGCACTGACCCGGGGGCTGCCGGACTCTGGCGCGCCTTCGCCCGGCAGCGGCGCGCCCGCGCCCGGTTCATGCTGAGGCTGATGAGCGGCTTCAAACAGGTCTACGCCGCCGACAGCCCCGCGGCACAGCTGCTGCGCAATGTCGGTGTCGGCTGGCTGAATCGGGCGGCACCCCTGAAACAGCAGTTCATCCGCGAGGCGCTGGGGAGACTCTGA
- the gcvPB gene encoding aminomethyl-transferring glycine dehydrogenase subunit GcvPB, with protein sequence MSGIKPPPVKTIFDLGVTGRTARAQQIASAGADVAAGTSTAAESTGDIPAALRRKTPPRLPEVSELQAVRHYTNLSRKNFSIDTQFYPLGSCTMKYNPRGAHKAASLPGFLGRHPLAPESVSQGFLACMFELQEILGDVTGMKGVSLTPMAGAQGEFAGVAMIRAYHQARGDLARNEIIVPNAAHGTNPATAVMCGYKVTEVPVDRSGDVDLEALKAAVGPQTAGLMMTNPSTCGVFERRVEAIAKTVHDAGGLLYYDGANLNAILGKVKPGDMGFDVLHMNLHKTFATPHGGGGPGAGPVGVGSRLLPFLPLPIVGKEGERFRWLGAADLPQSIGRLSGFMGNTGILLRALAYALMLGRDGMHRVGEYSTLNANYLARRLAAAGFELAYPDRRATHEFILTFKKEAKTLNVSAMDIAKRLLDYGYHSPTTYFPLLVPECFLIEPTETETKAELDGFADALIAILEEARTAPELVTGAPHSLPVRRLDDVKAARELDLAWQPG encoded by the coding sequence ATGAGCGGTATCAAACCACCACCGGTGAAGACCATATTCGATCTGGGTGTCACGGGGCGTACGGCGCGGGCGCAGCAGATAGCGTCTGCAGGAGCAGACGTCGCTGCAGGAACATCCACCGCCGCAGAATCCACCGGCGACATCCCGGCCGCCCTGCGCCGCAAAACCCCGCCGCGCCTGCCGGAAGTCTCCGAACTGCAGGCGGTGCGCCATTACACCAATCTTTCGCGCAAGAACTTTTCCATCGACACCCAGTTCTACCCCCTCGGCTCCTGCACCATGAAGTACAACCCGAGAGGCGCGCACAAAGCGGCGAGCCTGCCGGGCTTCCTCGGCAGGCATCCGCTGGCGCCGGAATCGGTGAGCCAGGGCTTCCTCGCCTGCATGTTCGAGCTGCAGGAAATTCTCGGGGATGTCACCGGTATGAAGGGTGTGTCGCTGACTCCGATGGCGGGCGCCCAGGGTGAATTCGCCGGGGTCGCCATGATCCGCGCCTATCACCAGGCCCGGGGCGATCTGGCACGCAACGAGATCATCGTGCCGAACGCGGCCCACGGCACCAATCCGGCCACGGCGGTGATGTGCGGCTACAAGGTTACCGAGGTGCCGGTGGATCGCTCCGGCGACGTGGACCTGGAGGCGCTGAAAGCCGCCGTCGGTCCCCAGACCGCCGGCCTCATGATGACCAACCCCTCTACCTGCGGAGTGTTCGAACGCCGGGTGGAGGCCATTGCGAAGACCGTTCACGATGCGGGCGGTCTGCTCTATTACGATGGTGCAAACCTCAATGCCATTCTCGGCAAGGTGAAGCCGGGTGACATGGGCTTCGATGTGCTGCACATGAATCTGCACAAGACCTTCGCCACCCCCCATGGTGGCGGCGGTCCGGGCGCGGGCCCGGTGGGTGTCGGCTCGCGCCTGCTGCCCTTCCTGCCGCTGCCCATCGTGGGTAAAGAAGGGGAGCGTTTCCGCTGGCTCGGCGCAGCCGACCTGCCCCAGAGCATCGGCCGACTCTCCGGCTTCATGGGCAACACGGGTATCCTGCTGCGGGCGCTGGCTTACGCGCTGATGCTCGGTCGCGATGGCATGCATCGGGTGGGTGAGTACTCCACCCTCAATGCCAACTATCTCGCCCGTCGGCTTGCCGCCGCCGGCTTTGAGCTGGCTTATCCGGACCGGCGTGCGACCCACGAGTTCATCCTGACCTTCAAGAAGGAAGCGAAGACGCTGAATGTCTCCGCGATGGACATCGCCAAACGTCTGCTCGACTACGGTTACCACAGCCCCACCACCTATTTTCCGCTGCTGGTGCCCGAGTGTTTCCTGATCGAGCCGACGGAAACCGAGACCAAGGCGGAACTCGACGGCTTCGCGGATGCGCTGATTGCCATTCTCGAAGAAGCGCGTACTGCACCCGAACTGGTGACCGGCGCACCCCACAGTCTGCCGGTGCGGCGGCTCGATGATGTGAAGGCGGCGCGGGAGCTGGATCTGGCCTGGCAGCCGGGCTGA
- the def gene encoding peptide deformylase, with protein MAVRKIIRMGHPTLRRAALPLAPDEFGTEELQRLVADMIDTLHDYGGIGLAAPQIDEPLRLAIVEMSGGPSRYGEIAALPLTVFVNPTIELIDPATAGYWEGCLSVPGLRGFVERPQHIRVNALDIDGKRQQLELRGFPATVFQHEFDHLDGRLYIDHITDTRKLVFEEEFERYILSETELSDDL; from the coding sequence ATGGCAGTAAGAAAAATCATCCGCATGGGACATCCGACATTGCGTCGTGCTGCCCTGCCCCTCGCGCCGGATGAGTTCGGCACCGAGGAACTGCAGCGCCTGGTCGCAGACATGATCGACACACTGCACGACTATGGCGGTATCGGTCTGGCAGCGCCCCAGATCGACGAGCCGCTGCGGCTCGCCATCGTGGAGATGTCCGGCGGCCCTTCCCGCTATGGTGAAATCGCCGCGCTGCCACTGACGGTGTTCGTGAATCCCACCATCGAATTGATCGATCCGGCGACTGCCGGCTACTGGGAAGGTTGTCTGTCGGTGCCGGGTCTGCGCGGTTTCGTGGAGCGACCGCAGCACATCCGCGTCAACGCCCTGGACATCGACGGGAAACGACAGCAGCTGGAGCTGCGCGGATTTCCAGCCACGGTGTTTCAACACGAGTTCGACCATCTGGACGGCCGCCTCTACATCGATCACATCACGGATACCCGCAAACTGGTGTTCGAGGAGGAGTTCGAGCGCTACATCCTCTCCGAGACCGAGCTATCGGATGACCTCTAG